A single Parabacteroides timonensis DNA region contains:
- a CDS encoding acyltransferase family protein, with amino-acid sequence MEKTTYKRLESLDALRGFDLFFLVALGPLAHSLARAADVEWLHSSMWLFSHEAWVGFSPWDLIMPLFLFMSGASMPFALSRFKGVSDKKALFRRLGKRILLLWIFGMMCQGNLLGLDPDRIYLYSNTLQSIAAGYLITAVLFLYASRRTQIGVAVALLLVYWAAMQFITVGSYGGGNYTPEGNLAEWVDRAVLGRFRDGAKVVDGEVVFSPGYHYTWILSSLNFGVTVLTGLFAGYIAKDKTSDVYKLKWYFGAGAAMVAAGWLWGLQMPVIKTIWTSSMVLVSSGYCFLLMGLFYYLIDYKGYNKNITWLKVYGMNSIVAYMLANVVNFSCLGESLFYGFQQYMGNYYSFLISLSNILVIYVILWWLYKRNIFLKV; translated from the coding sequence ATGGAAAAAACTACTTATAAGCGGCTGGAGTCGCTTGACGCCCTTCGCGGTTTCGATCTTTTCTTTCTGGTGGCTTTAGGCCCGTTGGCACATTCACTGGCCCGTGCGGCCGATGTGGAATGGTTGCACAGTAGTATGTGGCTATTTAGCCATGAAGCCTGGGTGGGCTTTTCTCCCTGGGATTTGATCATGCCGTTATTCCTGTTTATGTCGGGGGCGTCTATGCCGTTTGCCTTATCCCGTTTTAAAGGAGTTTCCGACAAGAAAGCTCTTTTCCGACGGTTGGGTAAACGTATCCTGTTGCTTTGGATATTCGGTATGATGTGCCAGGGTAACCTGCTCGGCCTCGATCCGGATCGTATCTATTTATATTCGAATACGTTGCAGTCTATTGCGGCGGGATACCTGATCACTGCCGTATTGTTTCTTTATGCAAGTCGTCGTACACAGATCGGTGTGGCGGTCGCCTTATTGCTTGTTTACTGGGCTGCGATGCAGTTTATCACGGTCGGCAGTTACGGAGGCGGTAATTATACACCCGAAGGAAACCTGGCGGAATGGGTAGACCGTGCCGTGCTGGGACGTTTCCGGGATGGAGCAAAAGTGGTGGATGGCGAAGTGGTCTTTTCTCCGGGGTATCATTATACCTGGATACTGAGCAGTTTGAACTTCGGTGTAACCGTATTGACCGGATTGTTTGCCGGCTATATTGCCAAGGATAAAACGAGCGATGTGTATAAACTGAAATGGTATTTCGGGGCCGGAGCAGCTATGGTGGCAGCCGGATGGTTATGGGGATTGCAGATGCCGGTTATTAAAACGATATGGACAAGTTCTATGGTACTGGTCAGCAGCGGTTACTGTTTCCTGTTGATGGGATTGTTCTATTATCTGATCGATTATAAGGGATATAATAAAAATATTACCTGGTTGAAAGTGTACGGAATGAACTCTATCGTGGCGTATATGCTGGCTAATGTCGTTAATTTCAGCTGTTTGGGCGAGTCCTTGTTTTATGGGTTTCAGCAATATATGGGGAATTATTATTCCTTTTTGATTAGCTTGTCAAACATATTGGTTATTTATGTAATTTTGTGGTGGCTTTATAAACGTAATATATTTCTTAAAGTTTAA
- a CDS encoding HlyD family secretion protein, producing the protein MKRLASFAIITTGLFCLAACNRGDNNFDATGTFEATEILVSSEANGKIMELNIEEGDRLDAGAMLGYVDSTQLYLKKMQLAAGLRSVDVRKPDIRKQIAALEQQIATARTEQQRMENLVKAKAGNQKQVDDIVNNIKYLQKQLDAQYSTLNKTTGGADAEAESILYQIMQLDDQLQKSRIVNPQAGTVLVKYAEPGEVTAAGKPLYKIADTDLLYLRAYITADQLSTLKQGQAVRVFADYGESDRREYPGTITWISDKSEFTPKGIQTKDERANLVYAIKIAVKNDGYLKIGQYGETVFN; encoded by the coding sequence ATGAAACGACTGGCTTCTTTTGCAATTATCACGACAGGGTTGTTCTGTCTGGCTGCATGTAACAGGGGAGACAATAACTTCGATGCCACCGGAACCTTTGAGGCGACCGAAATACTGGTATCGTCCGAAGCTAACGGAAAGATCATGGAACTGAATATAGAGGAGGGCGACCGCCTCGATGCCGGAGCTATGTTAGGCTATGTGGATAGTACGCAATTGTATCTGAAGAAGATGCAGTTGGCTGCCGGCTTGCGTTCCGTAGACGTACGTAAACCGGATATCCGTAAACAGATCGCCGCCCTCGAACAACAGATCGCTACCGCCCGTACCGAGCAGCAGCGTATGGAGAACCTGGTTAAAGCCAAGGCCGGCAACCAAAAGCAGGTAGACGATATCGTAAACAATATCAAATATTTGCAGAAACAACTGGATGCACAATATTCGACCCTGAACAAAACGACCGGAGGTGCCGACGCGGAAGCCGAAAGCATCCTTTACCAGATTATGCAATTGGACGACCAGTTGCAGAAAAGCCGGATCGTAAATCCTCAGGCCGGAACTGTCCTGGTGAAGTATGCCGAACCAGGCGAAGTGACGGCTGCCGGTAAGCCTTTATATAAAATAGCGGATACCGACCTGCTCTATCTCCGTGCCTATATCACGGCCGACCAGCTTTCTACATTGAAACAGGGACAGGCTGTCCGTGTCTTTGCCGACTATGGCGAAAGCGACCGCCGGGAGTATCCGGGCACTATCACTTGGATATCGGATAAGTCGGAGTTTACCCCGAAAGGCATCCAGACCAAAGACGAACGGGCCAATCTGGTCTATGCCATCAAGATCGCCGTGAAGAATGACGGCTATCTGAAGATCGGGCAGTACGGGGAAACGGTGTTTAATTGA
- a CDS encoding glycoside hydrolase family 43 protein, whose protein sequence is MSACGQQKQQSKEVAMSGNPVFEKWYADPEGIIYDDTYWIYPTWSDLYENQTFFDCFSSKDLVNWTKHSSILDTTEVKWAKRAMWAPSVISKDGKYYFFFSANDVHEGEIGGIGVAVSDRPEGPYKDLLGKPLINEIVNGAQPIDQFVYKDGDNYYMYYGGWGHCNVVQLNDDFTGLVPFEDGTIYKEITPENYVEGPFMLKKDGKYYFMWSEGGWGGPDYCVAYAIADSPFGPFNRIAKILEQDSTVATSAGHHSIMHVPNSEDYYIVYHRRPLNDTGRDHRATCIDKMTFDKNGYINPVKMTFEGVAERKIK, encoded by the coding sequence ATGTCGGCTTGCGGACAACAGAAACAGCAGTCTAAAGAGGTGGCGATGAGCGGCAACCCTGTGTTTGAAAAATGGTATGCCGATCCCGAAGGTATTATCTATGATGATACTTATTGGATTTACCCCACCTGGAGTGATCTATACGAGAATCAGACTTTCTTCGACTGTTTCTCTTCTAAAGACCTGGTGAACTGGACGAAGCATTCTTCCATCCTGGATACGACCGAGGTGAAATGGGCGAAGCGTGCCATGTGGGCGCCGTCTGTCATCAGTAAGGATGGGAAGTATTATTTCTTCTTTAGTGCGAACGATGTGCACGAAGGTGAAATAGGCGGTATCGGTGTTGCTGTCAGCGACCGGCCGGAAGGTCCGTACAAGGACTTACTGGGTAAACCGTTGATCAACGAAATTGTGAACGGGGCACAGCCTATCGACCAGTTCGTTTATAAGGATGGCGATAACTATTATATGTATTATGGCGGTTGGGGACATTGCAACGTAGTACAGTTGAATGACGACTTTACCGGACTGGTGCCGTTTGAAGACGGAACTATCTATAAGGAAATAACGCCGGAGAACTACGTGGAAGGCCCGTTCATGTTGAAGAAGGATGGAAAATACTACTTTATGTGGAGCGAAGGCGGCTGGGGCGGCCCCGACTATTGTGTCGCTTATGCGATTGCCGATTCTCCTTTCGGACCGTTTAACCGGATAGCCAAGATTCTCGAGCAGGATTCGACGGTAGCGACCAGTGCAGGCCATCATTCCATTATGCATGTGCCGAATTCGGAAGATTATTATATCGTTTACCATCGCCGTCCGCTGAACGATACGGGACGCGACCATAGGGCGACTTGTATCGATAAGATGACTTTCGACAAGAACGGATATATCAATCCTGTAAAGATGACCTTCGAAGGTGTAGCGGAAAGAAAGATAAAATAA
- a CDS encoding L-serine ammonia-lyase codes for MESIKQIYRIGHGPSSSHTMGPIRASRMFLERNQQAARFNVTLYGSLAATGKGHMTDAGILEVLQPVAPTNITWEPKTFLPFHPNGMLFESFNDKDERLEAWTVYSIGGGTLANETFNELKTAKVYEMSTIKDIQAWCEKTGHSYWEYVEQCEGPQIWDYLAEVWEVMQQAVLNGLEAEGILPGGLGIRRKASDYLIRAKGYGSSIKSRGMVYAFALAVSEENASGGRIVTAPTCGSCGVLPAVLYHLKDTRDFRDSRILRALATAGLFGNVVRTNASVSGAEVGCQGEVGVACAMAAAAASQLFGGTPAQIEYAAEMGLEHHLGLTCDPVCGLVQIPCIERNAFAAARALDANTFSNFSDGKHRVSFDQVVEVMRQTGNDLPSLYKETSEGGLAKKYGD; via the coding sequence ATGGAATCTATCAAACAGATATACCGGATCGGCCATGGCCCGTCGAGTAGCCACACGATGGGGCCGATACGTGCTTCGCGGATGTTTTTGGAACGCAACCAACAGGCTGCACGTTTCAATGTAACGTTGTATGGTAGCCTGGCTGCTACCGGAAAGGGTCACATGACGGATGCCGGCATTCTGGAAGTGCTGCAACCCGTGGCTCCGACGAATATTACTTGGGAACCTAAAACATTCCTGCCGTTCCACCCGAACGGGATGCTGTTTGAGTCGTTCAACGATAAAGACGAGAGGCTGGAAGCATGGACAGTTTACAGTATCGGTGGCGGTACGCTTGCCAACGAGACTTTTAACGAGTTGAAGACTGCCAAAGTCTACGAAATGAGTACCATCAAGGATATTCAGGCTTGGTGCGAAAAGACAGGACATTCTTACTGGGAGTATGTGGAGCAATGCGAAGGCCCGCAGATATGGGATTATCTGGCCGAGGTATGGGAAGTGATGCAACAGGCTGTGCTCAACGGTTTGGAAGCAGAAGGTATCCTGCCGGGTGGCCTGGGTATACGCCGTAAGGCTTCCGACTACCTGATCCGTGCCAAAGGATACGGCAGCAGCATCAAAAGCCGCGGCATGGTATACGCTTTTGCTTTGGCCGTCTCCGAAGAGAATGCTAGTGGGGGAAGGATCGTGACGGCCCCTACCTGCGGCTCCTGTGGCGTGTTGCCGGCTGTATTGTATCACCTGAAAGATACCCGCGACTTCCGCGATTCGCGTATCCTGCGTGCTTTGGCTACTGCCGGACTGTTCGGTAATGTGGTCCGTACGAATGCATCGGTATCCGGTGCTGAAGTTGGTTGCCAGGGTGAGGTGGGAGTAGCCTGTGCAATGGCTGCGGCCGCTGCCAGCCAGTTGTTCGGTGGAACACCCGCACAGATCGAGTATGCTGCTGAGATGGGGTTGGAACATCACCTGGGCCTGACTTGCGACCCGGTTTGCGGATTGGTACAGATACCTTGCATCGAGCGTAATGCATTTGCTGCCGCACGTGCACTGGATGCGAATACCTTCTCGAACTTCTCTGACGGTAAACACCGGGTGAGCTTCGACCAGGTAGTGGAAGTGATGCGTCAGACGGGTAACGACCTGCCCAGTCTGTATAAGGAAACTTCCGAAGGTGGTCTGGCCAAGAAGTACGGAGACTAA
- a CDS encoding TetR/AcrR family transcriptional regulator: protein MSTEEVNTMEERILEAAKQVFVMKGYEATKMGDVATEAGIGRTALHYYYRTKEMLFDAIFDQLIDALLPNLGAIIDEHTSFMEKLPKIIDQYVKTLQRNPLFPIFVINELQRAPEHIYHSILKNPGRVEPIVRMRQQMEDEMEKGLMKKLPVYYIATTLISLLVFPMLVRNPFTAVFMEGDTDKYEAFLQERIPFVTDIMIRLLSPDNNTPNKQIPQ from the coding sequence ATGAGTACAGAAGAAGTAAACACGATGGAAGAACGTATCCTGGAAGCAGCCAAGCAAGTCTTTGTGATGAAAGGATATGAAGCGACCAAGATGGGTGACGTGGCTACCGAAGCCGGTATCGGACGTACCGCCTTACATTATTATTATCGAACCAAAGAGATGTTGTTCGATGCAATCTTCGACCAGTTGATAGATGCGTTGCTTCCCAACCTGGGAGCGATCATCGATGAACATACTTCTTTTATGGAGAAGTTGCCTAAAATTATCGACCAATATGTAAAGACATTACAGCGAAACCCTTTATTCCCGATTTTTGTTATTAATGAATTACAGCGTGCGCCGGAGCATATCTATCATTCTATCCTGAAGAACCCCGGACGGGTGGAACCGATTGTTCGTATGCGCCAGCAAATGGAGGACGAGATGGAGAAAGGGCTGATGAAGAAACTTCCGGTATATTATATTGCAACAACATTGATAAGCCTGCTGGTTTTTCCCATGTTGGTGAGAAACCCGTTTACGGCTGTTTTTATGGAAGGGGATACTGATAAATACGAAGCTTTTTTACAGGAACGTATCCCGTTCGTTACCGATATAATGATCCGGTTGTTGAGTCCGGATAATAATACACCGAATAAACAGATACCTCAATGA
- a CDS encoding TolC family protein has translation MKRIYMILFLCFPLLSGIAKGQETVTLAQCYEWARANYPQIRQYGLIGQTEQYNLSNAGKGWLPQLTVNAKATYQSEVTQLPFDTEKLSAVMPGLDIPTLSKDQYQVLAEVNQNIWDGGTIHTTRQLTKAQAAADREQLESDLYTLNDRVNQLYFGCLLQEELIRQNALLQKELQINIDRITAMMENGVANQSDCESMEVELLNARQKEIELKASRVAFGRMLSALIGKPYDKDRVLEIPAVPGNPLSAEIDRPELRALDARSRLLEVQNKQITSGLMPRIGAFVQGGYGRPGLNMLEDSFNPFYIAGVRLSWNMGKLYTLKNDRRKVSTNLQQIEVQRETFLFNTSLQLMQQNTEIQKMADLMKADDEIIRLRTSIKNAAEVKLANGVISVTDLIREINAEDLAKQSAAAHRIQHLNAVYNYMYTTNNE, from the coding sequence ATGAAACGGATTTACATGATCTTATTCTTATGCTTTCCCCTGCTGTCGGGGATTGCGAAAGGGCAGGAGACGGTTACACTGGCACAATGTTATGAATGGGCCCGTGCCAACTATCCCCAGATACGCCAGTATGGACTGATCGGACAGACGGAGCAATACAACCTGTCGAACGCAGGAAAAGGATGGTTGCCCCAACTGACAGTAAATGCGAAAGCAACCTATCAGAGTGAAGTAACCCAGCTTCCTTTCGACACTGAAAAACTGTCGGCTGTTATGCCGGGACTCGATATCCCGACCTTAAGTAAAGACCAGTATCAGGTACTGGCCGAGGTGAACCAGAATATATGGGATGGCGGAACTATCCATACCACCCGGCAACTGACGAAAGCGCAGGCCGCCGCAGACCGGGAACAATTGGAAAGCGATCTTTATACCTTGAACGACCGCGTGAACCAGCTTTATTTCGGTTGTCTGCTCCAGGAAGAACTGATCCGCCAGAATGCATTGCTTCAAAAAGAGTTGCAAATCAATATCGACCGGATAACGGCGATGATGGAAAACGGCGTGGCCAACCAGTCAGATTGCGAAAGTATGGAGGTGGAATTATTGAATGCCCGCCAGAAGGAGATCGAATTGAAAGCATCGCGGGTGGCTTTTGGCAGGATGTTGAGTGCATTGATTGGGAAGCCTTATGATAAAGATAGGGTATTGGAGATTCCTGCTGTGCCGGGTAATCCGTTGTCGGCTGAGATCGATCGCCCCGAACTGCGGGCACTGGATGCCAGAAGCCGTTTATTGGAGGTTCAGAACAAACAGATCACCAGTGGCCTGATGCCTCGCATCGGTGCATTCGTGCAGGGAGGATACGGTCGGCCGGGGTTGAATATGTTGGAGGATAGCTTTAATCCCTTCTATATTGCAGGTGTACGCCTTTCCTGGAATATGGGTAAGCTATATACCTTGAAGAACGACCGCCGTAAGGTGTCGACCAATCTTCAACAAATAGAAGTTCAGCGTGAAACATTCCTGTTCAATACCTCGCTGCAACTGATGCAACAGAATACGGAGATACAGAAGATGGCCGACCTGATGAAGGCGGATGATGAAATAATCCGACTGCGTACCAGCATCAAGAATGCTGCGGAAGTGAAGTTGGCGAACGGCGTGATTTCTGTCACCGACCTGATCCGAGAGATCAATGCGGAAGACCTGGCTAAACAGTCTGCCGCCGCCCACCGTATCCAGCACCTGAATGCTGTCTATAATTATATGTACACGACAAACAACGAATAA